Proteins from a genomic interval of Lelliottia amnigena:
- the bglF_2 gene encoding beta-glucoside-specific PTS system components IIABC — protein MEYQALAKDILAHVGGKENIVSLVHCATRLRFKLKENQKADAQGLKKNPGVIMVVESGGQFQVVIGNHVHDAWQAVRAEAGLTDETPVATDEHGDKGNLLGRLIDIVSGIFTPFIGILAASGILKGLLALAVVCGWLSTDSGTYKIWFAASDALFFFFPLVLGYTAGKKFGGNPFITMVIGGALTHPMMIQAFEASQQVGAVSEAFMGIPVTWFNYSASVIPIILAAWVSCWLEKQSNKLLPSSMKNFFAPLICLVVTVPLTFLIIGPVATWLSQLLANGYQWIYVLAPWLAGAAMGALWQVCVIFGLHWGLVPLMINNLAVLGHDSMLPMLLPAVMGQVGAALGIFLRTRDARQKMIAGSSVTAGIFGITEPAVYGVNLPLRRPFIFGCVAGAVGGAIVGFSDTHVYSFGFANIFTVAQMIPPGGVNTTLWGGIIGTLVALVLSCVMTLIAGLPKSAAQDEQVITACEDDVLAPMSGTVLALDQVPDATFASGLLGQGVAIIPSDNRVIAPFAGEVASLFQTKHAIGLLSESGIEVLIHVGIDTVKLDGKPFTAHVKVGDKVQPGDLLLEFDRQAIIDAGYDLATPIIISNSDDYRDVVIVAATSVSAGTPLLNVSH, from the coding sequence ATGGAATACCAAGCTTTGGCGAAGGATATTCTTGCCCATGTTGGGGGGAAAGAGAATATCGTCAGTCTGGTTCATTGCGCCACCCGGCTTCGTTTCAAATTAAAAGAGAATCAAAAAGCAGATGCGCAAGGGCTCAAGAAAAATCCGGGCGTAATTATGGTTGTCGAAAGCGGCGGACAGTTTCAGGTGGTCATCGGGAATCACGTTCACGACGCCTGGCAGGCGGTGCGGGCAGAAGCAGGCTTGACGGACGAAACTCCCGTTGCGACTGATGAACACGGTGACAAAGGCAATCTGCTGGGACGCCTGATTGACATCGTGTCAGGTATTTTCACCCCATTTATCGGCATACTGGCGGCCTCCGGTATTCTGAAAGGGCTGCTGGCACTGGCGGTGGTCTGCGGTTGGCTCTCGACCGACAGCGGAACGTACAAAATCTGGTTCGCGGCAAGCGATGCGCTGTTCTTCTTCTTCCCGCTGGTGCTGGGCTACACCGCCGGTAAAAAGTTCGGCGGCAATCCGTTTATCACCATGGTCATCGGCGGGGCGCTCACGCATCCGATGATGATTCAGGCGTTTGAAGCCAGCCAACAGGTGGGGGCGGTATCAGAGGCGTTCATGGGTATTCCCGTGACCTGGTTTAACTACAGCGCCTCAGTTATTCCAATCATTCTTGCCGCATGGGTGAGCTGCTGGCTGGAAAAGCAGAGCAACAAATTATTACCGTCGTCGATGAAAAACTTCTTCGCGCCGCTTATCTGTCTGGTCGTGACCGTACCGCTGACGTTCTTGATTATTGGTCCCGTCGCAACCTGGCTGAGCCAGCTACTGGCGAACGGCTATCAGTGGATTTATGTTCTGGCACCGTGGTTGGCTGGGGCGGCGATGGGGGCACTGTGGCAGGTCTGCGTGATCTTTGGGCTGCACTGGGGGCTGGTGCCATTGATGATCAATAATCTGGCCGTACTCGGCCACGACTCAATGCTGCCAATGCTGCTGCCTGCGGTGATGGGGCAGGTGGGGGCCGCACTGGGTATATTCCTGCGTACCCGGGACGCGCGCCAGAAGATGATAGCGGGTTCCTCCGTTACCGCAGGGATTTTCGGCATCACCGAACCGGCTGTGTATGGCGTTAACCTGCCGCTGCGACGCCCGTTTATCTTCGGTTGCGTGGCGGGCGCGGTGGGGGGCGCGATTGTAGGCTTTAGCGATACGCACGTTTACTCCTTTGGCTTTGCCAATATCTTTACCGTGGCGCAGATGATCCCGCCGGGTGGCGTGAATACCACGCTTTGGGGCGGCATTATCGGCACGCTTGTGGCGCTGGTCTTGAGCTGCGTCATGACGCTGATCGCTGGGTTACCTAAAAGTGCAGCGCAGGATGAGCAGGTTATAACAGCATGCGAGGACGACGTTTTGGCTCCAATGAGCGGAACCGTGTTGGCGCTTGATCAGGTGCCCGACGCCACCTTTGCCAGCGGCTTACTAGGGCAAGGTGTGGCGATTATTCCTTCCGACAACAGAGTCATTGCTCCGTTTGCGGGTGAAGTGGCGTCGTTATTCCAGACCAAACATGCCATCGGCCTTCTGAGTGAGAGCGGTATTGAGGTGCTGATCCATGTCGGTATCGACACCGTGAAGCTCGACGGCAAGCCCTTCACCGCGCATGTCAAGGTGGGAGACAAGGTTCAGCCCGGCGATCTGCTGCTGGAGTTCGATCGTCAGGCCATTATCGATGCAGGATACGATCTGGCGACCCCCATTATTATCAGTAACAGTGACGATTACCGTGATGTGGTGATTGTGGCGGCAACGTCTGTCAGTGCCGGAACACCGCTATTAAACGTAAGCCATTAA
- the bglG gene encoding transcriptional antiterminator BglG — protein sequence MKIAKILNNNVVVVLDEHGREQVVMGRGLAFQKRIGEDLDTDKIEKVFALQSDELVGRLGELLSQIPLEVMTTCDRIIGLAAQRLGKLQDSVYITLTDHCNFAIERQKKGVAIKNVLLWEIRRLYPKEFALGQEARAIIAKRLGVELAEDEAGFIALHLVTAQLNSEMPEVMHVTRVMQEILQLVKYQLQLEYDEESLSYQRFVTHLKFFAQRMLTRTVVQDDDVSLHTAVKDNYAKAWKCAEKIGQHLQNSYQRELTTEEIMFLAIHIERVRKEGR from the coding sequence ATGAAAATCGCCAAAATTCTTAATAATAATGTGGTGGTTGTTCTGGATGAGCACGGGCGTGAGCAGGTCGTGATGGGCCGTGGGCTGGCCTTTCAGAAACGCATCGGTGAAGATCTGGACACAGATAAAATAGAGAAAGTGTTCGCGCTGCAAAGCGATGAACTGGTCGGACGGCTTGGGGAATTACTCAGTCAAATTCCCCTTGAAGTGATGACCACCTGCGATCGCATTATTGGGCTGGCGGCGCAGAGACTCGGAAAATTGCAGGACAGCGTCTACATCACGTTAACGGACCACTGTAACTTTGCCATCGAGCGGCAAAAGAAAGGGGTCGCTATCAAGAACGTATTGTTATGGGAAATTCGACGTCTGTATCCGAAGGAATTCGCTCTGGGCCAGGAGGCTCGCGCAATTATTGCCAAACGGTTGGGGGTTGAGCTTGCCGAAGATGAAGCCGGTTTTATCGCCCTGCATCTGGTGACTGCACAACTCAACAGCGAAATGCCAGAAGTGATGCACGTGACCCGCGTGATGCAGGAAATCTTGCAGCTGGTGAAATACCAGCTGCAGCTGGAGTACGACGAAGAGTCACTAAGCTATCAACGTTTTGTGACGCATTTGAAGTTCTTTGCCCAACGAATGCTGACCCGTACCGTGGTGCAGGACGACGATGTGTCGCTGCATACAGCGGTGAAGGATAACTACGCTAAAGCGTGGAAGTGTGCGGAAAAGATTGGGCAGCATTTGCAGAATAGCTATCAGCGAGAGCTGACGACCGAAGAAATTATGTTCCTCGCCATTCATATTGAACGGGTGAGAAAAGAAGGGCGTTAA
- the dusC gene encoding tRNA-dihydrouridine synthase C has translation MRVLLAPMEGVLDSLVRELLTEVNDYDLCVTEFLRVVDMLLPAKSFYRLCPELHRQSRTTSGTLVRIQLLGQYPEWLAENAARAVELGSYGVDLNCGCPSKMVNGSGGGATLLKDPELIYRGAKAMREAVPSHLPVTVKVRLGWDSGDRQFEIADAVQQAGASELVVHGRTKEDGYKAERINWQAIRDIRQRLNIPVIANGEIWDYASAQACLQETGCDSVMIGRGALNIPNLSRVIKYNEPRMAWPDVVTLLQKYTRLEKQGDTGLYHVARIKQWLSYLRKEYDEALGLFQEIRTLQTSADIARVIQSK, from the coding sequence ATGCGTGTATTACTGGCGCCGATGGAAGGTGTGCTCGACTCACTGGTGCGCGAGCTGCTGACCGAGGTAAATGATTACGATCTCTGCGTCACCGAGTTTTTGCGTGTGGTGGATATGCTGTTGCCTGCAAAGTCGTTTTATCGACTCTGCCCGGAATTGCATCGTCAGAGTCGGACGACGTCAGGCACGCTGGTTCGCATTCAGCTTCTGGGCCAATACCCCGAGTGGCTAGCGGAAAACGCTGCGCGGGCCGTGGAACTGGGCTCTTATGGCGTTGATCTCAACTGCGGTTGTCCGTCGAAAATGGTTAACGGGAGCGGGGGCGGCGCAACGCTGCTCAAAGATCCTGAGCTGATTTATCGCGGCGCGAAAGCGATGCGTGAAGCCGTGCCGTCTCATCTGCCCGTCACGGTAAAAGTGCGTTTGGGCTGGGACAGTGGCGATCGCCAGTTTGAGATTGCGGATGCTGTTCAGCAGGCCGGCGCGAGCGAACTGGTCGTACACGGGCGTACCAAAGAAGACGGCTACAAAGCGGAGCGCATTAACTGGCAGGCGATTCGCGACATTCGCCAACGGCTGAATATTCCTGTTATCGCCAACGGTGAAATATGGGATTACGCAAGTGCGCAAGCCTGTCTACAGGAAACGGGCTGTGACTCGGTGATGATCGGTCGCGGTGCCCTCAATATTCCAAATCTGAGCCGGGTGATTAAATATAACGAACCGCGCATGGCCTGGCCTGATGTGGTGACGCTGTTGCAAAAATATACTCGACTCGAAAAGCAGGGCGACACCGGGCTATATCACGTTGCTCGTATCAAACAGTGGCTGAGTTATTTACGCAAAGAATACGATGAGGCGCTGGGGTTATTTCAGGAAATCCGCACGCTGCAAACGTCAGCGGATATTGCTCGCGTCATCCAGTCCAAATAA
- the yohJ gene encoding protein YohJ: MIKFLNAVWQYLRAFILIYACLYAGIFVASLLPITIPGSIIGMLIMFLLLALQILPPKWVNPGCFVLIRYMALLFVPIGVGVMQYYDVLKAQFGPIVVSCAISTLVVFLVVSWSSHLVHGERKVVGQKGNQK; the protein is encoded by the coding sequence ATGATCAAATTTCTCAATGCTGTCTGGCAATATTTGCGCGCGTTTATCCTTATTTACGCTTGCCTCTATGCAGGCATTTTCGTCGCGTCTCTACTGCCTATCACCATTCCGGGCAGCATAATCGGCATGCTGATTATGTTTTTGCTACTGGCGCTACAAATTTTGCCGCCAAAGTGGGTCAACCCTGGATGCTTCGTGCTGATTCGTTATATGGCGCTGCTGTTCGTGCCGATCGGCGTGGGGGTGATGCAATATTACGATGTGCTGAAAGCCCAGTTTGGTCCGATTGTTGTCTCATGCGCCATCAGCACGCTGGTGGTGTTCCTTGTGGTGAGCTGGAGTTCGCATCTGGTGCATGGCGAACGTAAAGTGGTAGGGCAAAAAGGAAACCAAAAATGA